The following are encoded together in the Brassica napus cultivar Da-Ae chromosome A9, Da-Ae, whole genome shotgun sequence genome:
- the LOC125578121 gene encoding uncharacterized protein LOC125578121: MELARCYTVAEFESAYASFKVRFPPAYKYLEEHTDKSSWAQVYFPGVRYNLDTSNSVESMNSVFRNARRYALIPLLDTIIKKFSDWFNQHRKDSVAGSIDTKLVPHVEIHLHNLWSTAEKTPVRELNSYELEYEVTDTENGKNYVVNLIEKSFSCKVYDYEKYPCLHGLAAYLYFLEVEAAPGRQRDVKIEYHELCSKYYWTELWALVYYKTIYFVPDRCDWNVPDHIKELQIIPPDRLKRKGRKKNKRSPSVGERRKRTQNIRRPRQNFGFSWLLFGMRSSNPSESN, from the coding sequence ATGGAGTTGGCTAGGTGTTACACGGTGGCTGAGTTCGAGTCTGCTTATGCATCTTTTAAGGTGAGATTTCCTCCAGCGTACAAGTATTTAGAGGAGCATACTGATAAAAGCTCATGGGCTCAGGTTTATTTCCCAGGTGTGAGATACAACTTGGACACTAGCAACAGTGTGGAGTCAATGAACAGCGTCTTTAGGAACGCCAGGAGGTATGCTTTAATACCATTGTTGGATACAATCATCAAAAAGTTTTCAGACTGGTTTAATCAACATCGGAAGGACTCTGTGGCTGGGTCGATTGATACCAAACTGGTTCCTCATGTCGAGATTCACTTGCATAACCTATGGAGCACAGCTGAGAAAACACCAGTGCGTGAGCTTAATAGTTATGAGCTTGAGTACGAGGTAACCGACACTGAAAATGGGAAGAATTATGTTGTGAACTTGATAGAGAAGAGCTTTAGCTGCAAGGTGTATGATTATGAAAAGTATCCTTGTCTGCACGGACTTGCTGCTTACTTATATTTCCTTGAGGTTGAAGCTGCTCCTGGTCGTCAACGTGATGTCAAGATAGAGTATCATGAATTGTGCTCGAAATATTACTGGACAGAACTTTGGGCATTGGTTTATTACAAGACCATTTATTTTGTGCCGGACAGGTGTGATTGGAATGTACCAGATCACATCAAAGAGCTTCAGATCATACCTCCGGATCGCCTCAAGAGGAAGGGAAGAAAAAAGAATAAGAGGAGTCCATCTGTTGGGGAACGACGTAAAAGGACACAAAACATAAGGCGACCAAGGCAAAATTTCGGTTTCAGTTGGCTGTTGTTTGGAATGCGTAGTAGTAATCCCAGTGAATCAAACTAG
- the LOC106358912 gene encoding uncharacterized protein DDB_G0290685-like, whose amino-acid sequence MVVETRRGKRKENPTEEEAPRVKFAKTGSRENVEKTTTEESETRAVEVVESTAKTTDVSMEKTKTTDVSMEKTRKDSTENTAEMTEPFNVVADAAPTTLNKGPGDEENEETASGDEENVETASGDEENEETASGDEVNEKTASGDEVNEGSEEVQEKPDGEKESSNEDHEYYEEEPSDGENEVNARSEEEQANGEGIKEANENGNPPEP is encoded by the coding sequence ATGGTGGTCGAAACGCGACGAGGTAAGAGGAAGGAGAATCCAACGGAGGAAGAGGCTCCGAGAGTGAAGTTTGCAAAGACGGGCTCCAGAGAAAATGTGGAGAAGACAACGACGGAGGAGAGTGAAACGAGGGCGGTCGAGGTTGTTGAATCGACGGCAAAGACGACGGATGTCTCGAtggagaagacgaagacgacggATGTCTCGATGGAGAAGACGAGAAAGGACTCGACTGAGAATACGGCGGAGATGACGGAGCCGTTTAATGTGGTTGCAGATGCTGCTCCGACGACACTGAACAAAGGTCCTGGAGATGAAGAGAATGAGGAAACCGCTTCTGGAGATGAAGAGAATGTGGAAACCGCTTCTGGAGATGAAGAGAATGAGGAAACCGCTTCTGGAGATGAAGTGAATGAGAAAACCGCTTCTGGAGATGAAGTGAATGAGGGTTCTGAAGAAGTACAAGAAAAACCAGATGGAGAGAAGGAGAGTTCTAACGAGGACCATGAATATTATGAAGAAGAACCTTCAGATGGAGAGAACGAAGTGAATGCACGTTCGGAAGAAGAACAAGCAAATGGAGAAGGAATAAAGGAAGCAAACGAGAATGGGAATCCACCTGAACCTTAG
- the LOC106360973 gene encoding RNA-binding protein CP33, chloroplastic-like, with the protein MALQRKSFEKQQLVHSNDVVKAQTQNKSKTHLSSPSLIQNSLEAPMALLRLPPISLQYVGHKSEQKTPNHGVSLTNLSLTISWSTPRLHLAKPRNLTSYFSATTQEPILEPSSSSEEISKTRLIAQNVPWTSTPEDIRSLFEKFGNVVDVEMSMHKKERNRGLVFIEMASPEEAASALQALESYEYEGRRLKVAYAKAKKKKTYAPREKPTPVPTFNLFVANLAFEARAKHLKEFFDADTGNVVSTEVIFHENPRRSSGYGFVSFKTKKMADAALLEFQGKDFMGRPIRLARSKQFVKLQAKEGLQPPDEEEPSESEIMTEEDETPAPEN; encoded by the exons ATGGCTCTCCAAAGGAAATCGTTTGAAAAACAACAGTTAGTACATTCAAACGACGTCGTTAAAGCTCAAAcccaaaataaaagtaaaacccACCTTTCTTCTCCCTCTCTTATCCAAAACTCTCTCGAAGCTCCAATGGCTCTTCTTCGTCTCCCTCCCATTTCCCTCCAATATGTAGGTCACAAATCTGAACAAAAAACCCCAAATCACGGAGTTTCGCTCACAAATCTCTCTCTCACAATATCATGGTCTACTCCTCGTCTCCATCTAGCAAAACCCAGGAATCTTACCTCTTACTTCTCCGCCACGACCCAGGAGCCAATCCTcgagccttcttcttcttcagaagaGATTTCCAAAACCAGATTGATTGCTCAAAACGTTCCTTGGACCTCTACACCCGAAGACATAAGGTCGCTGTTCGAGAAATTCGGCAATGTCGTCGACGTTGAG ATGTCTATGCACAAGAAGGAAAGGAATCGAGGTTTGGTTTTCATTGAAATGGCTTCTCCTGAAGAAGCTGCCTCAGCTCTTCAGGCTCTCGAGTCCTAT gaaTATGAGGGTCGTCGTTTGAAGGTGGCCTATGCAAAggccaaaaagaagaaaacttaTGCTCCTCGTGAGAAGCCTACGCCGGTGCCTACGTTCAATTTGTTTGTTGCGAACTTGGCATTTGAAGCAAGGGCCAAGCATCTTAAGGAGTTCTTTGATGCTGACACTGGCAACGTTGTGTCCACTGAAGTTATATTCCATGAAAATCCTAGGAGGTCCAGTGGTTACGGGTTTGTCTCTttcaaaaccaagaaaatggCCGATGCAGCGCTCCTTGAGTTCCAAGGAAAG GATTTCATGGGAAGGCCAATCCGATTAGCTCGTAGCAAACAGTTTGTGAAGTTGCAAGCAAAAGAAGGGTTGCAGCCACCTGATGAAGAGGAACCATCTGAGTCTGAGATAATGACTGAAGAGGACGAAACTCCAGCTCCAGAAAACTGA